From a region of the Gordonia sp. PP30 genome:
- a CDS encoding glycosyltransferase family 39 protein, with protein MSTTIAPPAPPAEPPAAAEPAGSAAPQSSPRTLLVERLSLGALLVGTLIAYLWNLSANGWANSFYTAAIQAGSKSWKAWFFGSSDMANSITVDKPPASLWIPGLSVRVFGLNSWSVLVPQVLMGVATVWLLYVIVKRYFGHWAGIGAGLVLALTPVAALMFRFNNPEALLLLLLTASVWAIMRAIDTGKWKWLIWSGVAVGFAFLTKQFAAFLVLPALVIAFFAFAPGTWLRRVGQLFAALGALIVSAGWWILTVELWPAGSRPWIGGSQHNSILELTFGYNGFGRLDGNERGSVVPGGGHGGSYGAGGMFGGTGAEGFPGGGFPGGRRGGGMWGQAGFWRMFQPEQGGQIAWLIPTALIFAVAALVLIGRAPRTDRRRAFIVLSAIWMLTTMVVFSYMQGIFHSYYTAAIAPALAGLVAASAAVCWGQRDKLWVRLVLAAGAATAAIWGYVLLNRAPDFVPWLRWVVLVVGVLAAVALIVVRKGVAGYAVAAAAIVAALAGPAAYTFDTIGTPAEGSIISAGPRVAGGFGPGGGHMPGMRGGMPGGRGGFGGGNGMPNGFPGGAGMPGMPGGTGQHGTTMPGFGTGHQSGSRRGGGGGGLLMGSKPSEQVIATLRTDADRFTWVAAAVGSNEASGYQIESGYSVMPIGGFNGTDPSPTLAQFQKYVEQHKIHYFIGGNSEFGEGFGGGFGGGGRSGTSSEIREWVEANFTPTTVDGVTLYDLTAPKK; from the coding sequence ATGAGTACGACGATCGCTCCGCCGGCCCCGCCCGCCGAGCCGCCCGCCGCGGCGGAACCGGCGGGCAGCGCCGCGCCGCAGTCGAGTCCGCGGACCCTGCTGGTCGAGCGGCTGAGTCTCGGCGCACTCCTGGTCGGTACCCTGATCGCCTACCTGTGGAACCTGTCCGCCAACGGCTGGGCCAACTCGTTCTACACCGCCGCCATCCAGGCCGGCTCCAAGTCGTGGAAGGCGTGGTTCTTCGGGTCGTCGGACATGGCGAACTCGATCACCGTCGACAAGCCGCCCGCCTCGCTGTGGATTCCGGGGCTGTCGGTGCGGGTGTTCGGCCTCAACTCGTGGTCGGTGCTGGTGCCGCAGGTGCTGATGGGCGTGGCCACCGTCTGGCTGCTGTATGTGATCGTGAAGCGGTACTTCGGCCACTGGGCCGGGATCGGCGCGGGCCTGGTGCTCGCGCTGACGCCGGTCGCGGCCCTGATGTTCCGGTTCAACAACCCCGAGGCGCTGCTGCTGCTTCTGCTGACGGCCTCGGTGTGGGCGATCATGCGGGCGATCGACACCGGTAAATGGAAGTGGTTGATCTGGAGTGGCGTGGCCGTCGGCTTCGCCTTCCTCACCAAGCAGTTCGCCGCATTCCTGGTGCTGCCCGCGCTGGTGATCGCGTTCTTCGCCTTCGCTCCGGGCACCTGGCTGCGCCGGGTGGGGCAGTTGTTCGCGGCGCTCGGCGCGCTGATCGTCAGCGCCGGCTGGTGGATTCTCACCGTCGAACTGTGGCCGGCCGGCTCGCGGCCGTGGATCGGCGGCTCGCAGCACAACTCGATCCTGGAACTGACCTTCGGGTACAACGGCTTCGGCCGGCTCGACGGCAACGAGCGCGGATCGGTGGTGCCCGGTGGTGGGCACGGCGGGTCGTACGGGGCCGGTGGCATGTTCGGCGGTACCGGCGCCGAGGGCTTCCCCGGTGGCGGCTTCCCCGGTGGACGACGCGGCGGCGGCATGTGGGGGCAGGCCGGCTTCTGGCGGATGTTCCAGCCCGAGCAGGGCGGCCAGATCGCCTGGCTGATCCCGACCGCGCTGATCTTCGCGGTGGCCGCGCTGGTCCTGATCGGGCGTGCGCCGCGCACGGATCGCCGTCGTGCGTTCATCGTGCTCTCGGCGATCTGGATGCTCACCACGATGGTCGTGTTCAGCTACATGCAGGGCATCTTCCACAGCTACTACACCGCGGCGATCGCCCCCGCGCTCGCCGGCCTGGTGGCCGCGTCGGCCGCCGTCTGCTGGGGACAGCGAGACAAGCTGTGGGTGCGGCTGGTGCTGGCCGCCGGTGCGGCCACGGCCGCGATCTGGGGCTATGTGCTCCTGAACCGTGCGCCGGACTTCGTGCCGTGGCTGCGCTGGGTGGTGCTGGTGGTCGGCGTGCTCGCCGCCGTGGCGCTGATCGTCGTGCGCAAGGGTGTCGCCGGATACGCCGTCGCGGCGGCGGCGATCGTCGCCGCGCTGGCCGGCCCGGCCGCCTACACGTTCGACACGATCGGCACGCCCGCCGAGGGCTCGATCATCAGCGCGGGTCCGCGAGTGGCCGGCGGGTTCGGCCCCGGCGGCGGCCACATGCCCGGAATGCGCGGCGGCATGCCCGGTGGACGCGGCGGCTTCGGCGGCGGAAACGGTATGCCGAACGGCTTCCCTGGCGGCGCGGGGATGCCCGGCATGCCCGGCGGTACCGGGCAGCACGGCACGACGATGCCCGGCTTCGGCACGGGCCACCAGAGCGGCAGTCGCCGCGGCGGTGGCGGCGGCGGCCTGCTGATGGGCTCCAAGCCGAGCGAACAGGTGATCGCGACGCTGCGCACCGACGCCGACCGGTTCACCTGGGTGGCCGCGGCGGTCGGGTCCAACGAGGCCTCCGGGTACCAGATCGAATCCGGCTACTCGGTGATGCCGATCGGCGGATTCAACGGCACCGACCCGTCGCCGACGCTGGCGCAGTTCCAGAAGTACGTCGAGCAGCACAAGATCCACTACTTCATCGGCGGGAACAGCGAGTTCGGTGAGGGCTTCGGCGGCGGCTTCGGCGGCGGTGGCCGCTCCGGGACGTCGTCGGAGATCCGCGAGTGGGTCGAGGCGAACTTCACGCCGACCACGGTCGACGGGGTCACCCTGTACGACCTGACCGCTCCGAAGAAGTAG
- a CDS encoding bifunctional glycosyltransferase family 2/GtrA family protein, giving the protein MTTTIDPEPAETEPKAPPPPVLDVVVPVYNEERDLERTVLRLREHLAAQVPYTARITVADNASTDATLAIAQRLTERFDGRDGAAVRVVHLDEKGRGRALTRVWGSSDAQIVAYCDVDLSTDLNALMPLIAPLISGHSDVAIGTRLSRSSHVVRGAKREFISRSYNLILRLGMRAHFSDAQCGFKAMRTDVARELLPYVADTGWFWDTEMLVLAERIGLRIAEVPVDWVDDPDSSVDIVATAVADLKGCARVGWALAAGRLPIDQLRRNLGRERDDGPDLRGVPTGMTGQVIRFVTVGVVSTAAYALLYLLLHGYVGAQIANFLALAITAVLNTAANRRFTFGIRGRSGMVRHHVFGWAVFLFGWAVTAGALAGLHAGIPHASRGLELTVLIVANLVATVTRFVGLRWVFVRRNPNLEVLS; this is encoded by the coding sequence ATGACAACCACCATCGATCCCGAGCCGGCGGAGACGGAGCCCAAGGCGCCACCGCCACCGGTGCTCGACGTCGTCGTTCCCGTCTACAACGAGGAGCGCGACCTCGAACGCACGGTCCTGCGGCTGCGCGAGCATCTGGCCGCGCAGGTGCCGTACACCGCGCGCATCACCGTCGCCGACAACGCCAGCACCGACGCCACGCTGGCGATCGCGCAGCGGCTCACCGAGCGTTTCGACGGGCGCGACGGTGCCGCCGTCCGGGTGGTGCACCTCGACGAGAAGGGGCGTGGCCGGGCGCTCACCCGGGTGTGGGGGAGCAGCGACGCGCAGATCGTCGCCTACTGCGACGTGGACCTGTCGACCGATCTGAACGCGCTCATGCCGCTGATCGCGCCACTGATCTCCGGCCACTCGGACGTCGCGATCGGTACCCGGCTGAGCCGGTCGTCGCACGTGGTCCGGGGCGCCAAGCGCGAGTTCATCTCCCGCAGCTACAACCTGATCCTGCGGCTCGGCATGCGCGCGCACTTCTCCGACGCGCAGTGCGGCTTCAAGGCGATGCGCACCGACGTCGCCCGCGAACTGCTCCCGTACGTGGCCGACACCGGCTGGTTCTGGGACACCGAGATGCTGGTGCTCGCCGAACGGATCGGTCTGCGGATCGCGGAGGTCCCGGTCGACTGGGTCGACGACCCGGACAGCTCCGTCGACATCGTCGCCACCGCCGTCGCCGACCTCAAGGGCTGCGCCCGCGTCGGCTGGGCGCTGGCCGCCGGACGACTGCCGATCGATCAGCTGCGCCGCAATCTCGGCCGCGAACGCGACGACGGCCCCGACCTGCGCGGGGTGCCGACCGGCATGACCGGCCAGGTGATCCGCTTCGTCACCGTCGGCGTCGTCTCCACCGCCGCCTACGCGCTGCTGTATCTGCTGCTGCACGGCTACGTCGGCGCGCAGATCGCCAACTTCCTGGCGCTGGCGATCACCGCCGTGCTGAACACCGCGGCCAACCGGCGCTTCACCTTCGGCATCCGCGGCCGGTCCGGCATGGTCCGGCACCACGTGTTCGGCTGGGCCGTCTTCCTTTTCGGCTGGGCGGTGACCGCGGGGGCGCTCGCCGGCCTGCACGCCGGGATCCCGCACGCGAGCCGCGGCCTCGAACTGACCGTTCTCATCGTCGCCAACCTGGTGGCGACCGTCACCCGCTTCGTCGGACTCCGCTGGGTCTTCGTACGACGCAACCCGAACCTGGAGGTTCTTTCATGA
- a CDS encoding DEAD/DEAH box helicase, with protein sequence MTESSMAGPIQLNPAQQEVAGRVIAALAGPDARLRPDQETAVAALATPGARALVVQATGWGKSAVYWAATAVIRQAGAGNAASGPNPTGGGPTLIVSPLLSLMRDQVAAATRAGLRAATLNSSNVDDWAAIEHDLTAGELDVLLVSPERLANPGFGRRVLDTLAGRLGLVVIDEAHAISDWGHDFRPDYRRVADVLQRLNPQTSVLATTATANERVTHDVAQQLQSGGGTETLVLRGPLARKSLHLNVIDGLSPIERYGWVADQLPSLPGSGIVYVLTVADADRLVTAIRAVHGDDYPVAAYTGQLPPDERHRLEDDLLANRVKALVATSALGMGFDKPDLGFVVHVGAPPSPVSYYQQVGRAGRALDEAVVVLLASAMDEAVWEYFATATIPDPQRMERLLSAMAAEDRPVSVPQLEALTGMRRTRVELMCKQLAVDGAVERTADGWVRTGQGWSYDAEHYAGVLAVRRREADIMRRYIGGRDCLMKLLTQALDDPRAADCGRCSVCRRALTPPLTETVPREALGTVSAALRRQAQVLEPRKMWPGGVFGTRGRIPAGQLAETGRVLAFADAPQWEDTLRAIRGSGDAAAREQAWDELTRAAVEVLAQWGRAGIRPELICGLDLGTGMATELAARLRAVGRRGGGDYPVQPGPGPGRDANGAAEAAHWRDRLGEPPAGTGESVLLVVDETSSTWPIALAAAALREAGAGPVLPLLIHQSV encoded by the coding sequence ATGACGGAGTCGAGCATGGCGGGGCCGATCCAGCTGAATCCGGCCCAGCAGGAGGTGGCCGGCCGGGTGATCGCCGCCCTGGCCGGGCCCGACGCCCGGCTGCGGCCCGACCAGGAGACGGCGGTCGCCGCGCTGGCGACGCCCGGCGCCCGCGCGCTGGTGGTGCAGGCGACCGGCTGGGGCAAGTCAGCGGTGTACTGGGCGGCGACGGCGGTGATCAGGCAGGCCGGCGCCGGGAACGCGGCGAGCGGGCCGAATCCGACCGGCGGTGGCCCGACGCTGATCGTGTCACCGTTGCTGTCGTTGATGCGCGACCAGGTCGCGGCGGCCACGCGGGCCGGTCTGCGGGCGGCGACGCTGAATTCGTCGAACGTCGACGACTGGGCGGCGATCGAGCACGACCTGACCGCCGGGGAGCTCGACGTTCTCCTGGTCTCCCCGGAACGACTCGCCAATCCCGGCTTCGGCCGCCGCGTGCTCGACACCCTCGCCGGGCGGCTCGGGCTGGTGGTGATCGACGAGGCGCACGCGATCTCCGACTGGGGCCACGACTTCCGGCCCGACTACCGGCGCGTCGCCGACGTCCTTCAGCGACTCAATCCGCAGACCTCGGTGCTGGCCACGACGGCCACCGCCAACGAGCGGGTGACCCACGACGTCGCGCAGCAACTGCAATCGGGCGGCGGTACCGAGACGCTGGTGCTCCGCGGGCCACTGGCCCGGAAGTCGTTGCACCTCAACGTGATCGATGGTCTCTCGCCGATCGAGCGGTACGGCTGGGTGGCCGACCAGCTGCCGTCGCTGCCGGGTTCGGGGATCGTCTACGTGCTGACCGTCGCCGACGCCGACCGGCTGGTGACGGCGATCCGGGCGGTGCACGGCGACGACTATCCGGTCGCCGCGTACACCGGCCAGCTGCCGCCGGACGAGCGTCACCGGCTGGAGGACGATCTGCTCGCCAACCGGGTCAAGGCCCTGGTCGCCACCTCCGCGCTGGGGATGGGTTTCGACAAACCCGATCTCGGCTTCGTGGTGCACGTGGGCGCACCGCCGTCACCGGTGTCGTACTACCAGCAGGTGGGTCGTGCCGGCCGTGCGCTCGACGAGGCCGTCGTGGTGCTGCTGGCGTCGGCGATGGACGAGGCCGTGTGGGAGTACTTCGCGACCGCCACCATCCCCGACCCGCAGCGGATGGAACGGCTGCTGTCCGCGATGGCCGCCGAGGACCGTCCCGTCAGCGTGCCGCAGTTGGAGGCGCTCACCGGCATGCGGCGCACGCGGGTGGAGTTGATGTGCAAGCAGCTCGCGGTCGACGGCGCAGTGGAACGGACCGCCGACGGCTGGGTCCGCACCGGGCAGGGCTGGTCGTATGACGCCGAGCACTACGCCGGGGTCCTGGCCGTGCGGCGGCGTGAGGCCGACATCATGCGCCGCTACATCGGCGGCCGCGACTGCCTGATGAAGCTGCTCACCCAGGCCCTTGACGATCCGCGCGCCGCCGATTGCGGGCGCTGCAGCGTGTGCCGCCGCGCCCTGACGCCGCCGCTGACCGAGACCGTTCCACGTGAAGCATTGGGTACGGTCTCCGCGGCGCTGCGACGGCAGGCGCAGGTCCTGGAGCCGCGCAAGATGTGGCCGGGCGGCGTCTTCGGTACCCGCGGCCGGATCCCGGCCGGACAGCTCGCCGAGACCGGGCGGGTGCTCGCCTTCGCCGATGCACCGCAGTGGGAGGACACCCTGCGGGCGATCCGGGGCTCCGGCGACGCCGCCGCACGCGAGCAGGCGTGGGACGAGCTGACCCGGGCCGCGGTCGAGGTGCTGGCCCAGTGGGGCCGGGCCGGGATCCGGCCGGAGCTGATCTGTGGGCTCGACCTCGGCACCGGTATGGCGACCGAACTCGCCGCGAGGTTGCGGGCGGTCGGCCGGCGTGGCGGCGGCGACTATCCGGTGCAGCCGGGCCCCGGGCCGGGACGGGACGCCAACGGCGCCGCCGAGGCGGCGCACTGGCGCGACCGGCTCGGCGAGCCGCCCGCCGGGACCGGCGAGAGCGTGCTGCTGGTCGTGGACGAGACCTCCTCGACCTGGCCGATCGCTCTCGCCGCGGCGGCGCTCCGCGAGGCCGGCGCGGGACCGGTACTGCCGCTGCTGATCCACCAGTCGGTCTGA
- a CDS encoding TMEM198/TM7SF3 family protein, translating to MTSNIVIGIVAILVGAVFCLRGVVAMRIVITVWGAFVGFNLGAGLVSAIGDQGFLTSALGWVVGILLAVVFALLAYLYYAVAVLLAMASIGFALGTAVMAAVGVDWNWLVIVVGVVVGVLLAWAALAMNLPAILLVVLSALGGSTAIVGGLMLLSDTIRTSEFSDGDVTARVSHGWWWYLLYFVFVITGIIAQAKVIGRNSDLQQQW from the coding sequence ATGACGTCGAACATCGTGATCGGGATCGTCGCCATCCTCGTGGGTGCGGTCTTCTGTCTGCGCGGCGTGGTGGCGATGCGCATCGTCATCACCGTCTGGGGCGCCTTCGTCGGCTTCAATCTCGGCGCGGGTCTGGTCTCGGCGATCGGCGACCAGGGATTTCTCACCTCGGCGCTGGGGTGGGTCGTCGGTATCCTGCTCGCGGTCGTCTTCGCGCTGCTGGCCTATCTCTACTACGCGGTGGCGGTCCTGCTGGCGATGGCGTCGATCGGCTTCGCGCTGGGCACCGCGGTGATGGCCGCCGTCGGCGTCGACTGGAACTGGCTGGTGATCGTGGTCGGCGTCGTGGTCGGCGTCCTGCTGGCCTGGGCCGCGCTCGCGATGAACCTGCCCGCCATCCTGCTCGTGGTGCTGAGCGCGCTCGGCGGTTCCACGGCCATCGTCGGCGGCCTGATGCTGCTGTCCGACACCATCCGCACCTCGGAGTTCAGCGACGGCGACGTGACCGCGCGCGTCTCGCACGGCTGGTGGTGGTACCTGCTGTACTTCGTGTTCGTAATCACCGGGATCATCGCGCAGGCCAAGGTGATCGGCCGCAACAGCGACCTGCAACAGCAGTGGTGA
- a CDS encoding HIT family protein: MASIFSKIINGELPGRFVWKDGQCVAFLTINPVTPGHVLVVPRKEIDHWEQIDTPTFTHLSDVSQKLGRAIKEAYDAPRMGLLIAGLEVPHLHIHVFPAWSEDLFDLRAAEKNPDPDVLDESARRIRASLRAMGYQENVPDEPAS, encoded by the coding sequence ATGGCTTCGATTTTCAGCAAGATCATCAACGGAGAACTGCCCGGGCGCTTCGTCTGGAAGGACGGCCAGTGCGTCGCGTTCCTGACCATCAACCCCGTCACGCCGGGGCACGTGCTGGTGGTTCCGCGCAAGGAGATCGACCACTGGGAGCAGATCGACACCCCCACGTTCACGCATCTCTCGGACGTCTCGCAGAAGCTGGGACGGGCCATCAAGGAGGCCTACGACGCCCCGCGCATGGGTCTGCTGATCGCCGGCCTCGAGGTGCCGCACCTGCACATCCACGTGTTCCCCGCGTGGAGCGAGGACCTGTTCGACCTGCGGGCCGCGGAGAAGAACCCGGATCCGGACGTGCTGGACGAGTCCGCCCGCCGGATCCGCGCCTCGCTGCGGGCGATGGGCTACCAGGAGAACGTGCCGGACGAGCCCGCTTCCTGA
- a CDS encoding HAMP domain-containing sensor histidine kinase, whose product MTAAPPPAAPAPPSVVPPSRVLARRRGIPLRISLVALTLALVVVGLVASGVAVTSAMRSDLMNRVDGSLIEATNTWARPLPQPGGGTPDHRPGPRRPPSNFFVQLSAGSEQFTVSDYDWLPDLSSLPNGDIGPRTVPSASGGPDWRVIQRTNGTSSVVVATPLKDLDDTLSRLIWLQAGIGLLVVAALGLLSYLLVNSSLRPLRRVEETAHAIAGGESNQRVPEFRQGTEVASLASSLNAMLSQIDSAFAATRASEQQARASAERARGSEDRMRRFVADASHELRTPLTSIKGFSDLIRAGMMPDPADGVARISAEADRMSLLVEDLLMLARLDAQRPLAKSPVDIPGLVDDAVAAARAAAPDREIIVVDRTDRDLPPYVEGDPARLTQVLRNLIGNAITHAPEPAPIIVELSADDHRVRVEVIDQGPGLSEDDADRVFERFYRGDDSRHRDSSSGGSGLGLSIVAALIAAHDGTVGVASRQGEGARFWFVLPRLDLPE is encoded by the coding sequence GTGACCGCCGCTCCGCCGCCGGCCGCTCCGGCGCCCCCGTCGGTCGTCCCGCCATCCCGGGTCCTCGCCCGGCGACGCGGGATCCCGCTGCGGATCTCGCTCGTCGCGCTGACCCTCGCGCTGGTCGTGGTCGGGCTGGTGGCCTCCGGTGTCGCGGTCACCTCCGCGATGCGCAGTGACCTGATGAACCGTGTCGACGGCAGCCTCATCGAGGCGACCAACACGTGGGCGCGGCCCCTCCCGCAACCGGGGGGCGGCACCCCGGATCACCGTCCCGGACCGCGCCGCCCGCCGTCGAACTTCTTCGTCCAGCTCAGCGCCGGAAGCGAGCAGTTCACCGTCAGCGACTACGACTGGCTGCCGGACCTGTCCAGCCTCCCGAACGGCGACATCGGTCCCCGGACCGTGCCGTCGGCCAGCGGTGGCCCGGACTGGCGGGTGATCCAGCGGACCAACGGCACCAGCAGCGTGGTGGTCGCCACCCCGCTCAAGGACCTCGACGACACCCTCAGCCGACTGATCTGGCTGCAGGCCGGGATCGGCCTGCTGGTGGTCGCCGCGCTCGGCCTGCTCAGCTATCTGCTGGTCAACTCGTCGCTGCGGCCGCTGCGGCGGGTCGAGGAGACCGCGCACGCGATCGCCGGCGGCGAGTCCAACCAGCGCGTCCCCGAGTTCCGGCAGGGAACCGAGGTCGCGAGCCTGGCGTCGTCGCTCAACGCGATGCTCAGCCAGATCGATTCGGCCTTCGCCGCGACGCGTGCGTCCGAGCAGCAGGCCCGGGCGTCCGCCGAGCGGGCCCGGGGCTCGGAGGACCGGATGCGGCGCTTCGTCGCCGACGCCTCGCATGAGCTGCGGACCCCGCTGACCTCGATCAAGGGCTTCTCCGACCTGATCCGGGCCGGCATGATGCCCGATCCGGCGGACGGCGTCGCCCGGATCTCCGCGGAGGCCGACCGGATGAGCCTGCTGGTGGAGGATCTGCTGATGCTCGCGCGGCTCGACGCGCAGCGGCCGCTGGCGAAGTCGCCGGTGGACATTCCGGGTCTGGTCGACGACGCGGTGGCCGCGGCCCGTGCGGCGGCGCCCGACCGGGAGATCATCGTCGTCGACCGCACCGATCGTGACCTGCCACCGTACGTGGAGGGCGATCCCGCCCGGCTCACCCAGGTGCTGCGGAACCTGATCGGCAATGCGATCACCCACGCGCCCGAACCCGCGCCGATCATCGTCGAACTGTCCGCCGACGACCATCGGGTGCGCGTCGAAGTGATCGACCAGGGGCCGGGCCTGTCGGAGGACGACGCCGACCGCGTCTTCGAGCGCTTCTACCGGGGCGACGACTCCCGGCACCGCGACTCGTCGTCCGGCGGCAGCGGCCTCGGCCTGTCCATCGTGGCCGCGCTGATCGCCGCGCACGACGGCACCGTCGGCGTGGCGTCCCGGCAGGGGGAGGGCGCGCGGTTCTGGTTCGTCCTGCCGCGGCTCGATCTGCCGGAGTGA
- a CDS encoding response regulator transcription factor: MSSSSLARPAKVLVVDDEENIRELLSVSLKFQGYDVTTATDGPNAVDLARSVRPDVVVLDVMMPGMDGFGVLRRLRADGISAPALFLSARDSVADKVNGLTIGGDDYVTKPFSLEEVIARLEVLLRRSGFGDEAAEPTRIRFADLELDDETHEVFKNGELVALSPTEFTLLRYFMVNAGTVLSKPRILDHVWNYDFGGEVNVVESYVSYLRRKIDTGPKRLIHTLRGVGYVMREPRE; the protein is encoded by the coding sequence ATGAGTTCATCGAGCCTTGCCCGGCCCGCGAAGGTCCTCGTCGTCGACGACGAGGAGAACATCCGCGAGCTGCTGTCCGTCTCGCTGAAGTTCCAGGGCTACGACGTCACCACCGCCACCGACGGGCCGAATGCCGTCGACCTGGCCAGATCGGTGCGGCCGGACGTCGTCGTGCTCGACGTGATGATGCCAGGCATGGACGGCTTCGGGGTGCTGCGGCGACTGCGGGCGGACGGCATCTCGGCGCCCGCGCTGTTCCTCTCGGCCCGGGATTCGGTGGCCGACAAGGTCAACGGCCTGACCATCGGCGGCGACGACTACGTGACCAAACCGTTCAGCCTGGAAGAGGTGATCGCCCGGCTGGAGGTGCTGCTGCGGCGCAGCGGTTTCGGCGACGAGGCCGCTGAGCCCACCCGGATCCGGTTCGCCGATCTGGAACTGGACGACGAGACCCACGAGGTGTTCAAGAACGGCGAGCTGGTCGCGCTCTCGCCGACCGAGTTCACCCTGCTGCGCTACTTCATGGTCAACGCCGGGACCGTGCTGTCCAAGCCGCGGATCCTGGACCACGTCTGGAACTACGACTTCGGCGGCGAGGTGAACGTCGTCGAGTCGTACGTGTCGTACCTGCGGCGCAAGATCGACACCGGGCCCAAGCGGCTGATCCACACGCTGCGCGGGGTCGGCTACGTGATGCGCGAGCCGCGGGAATGA
- a CDS encoding winged helix DNA-binding domain-containing protein — translation MRPSIGDDQRRARLQLRQFPAPGPRPADSPVALAGTLAGFHATTSSTVHLSAWARDPRVRPGDLESALYDDRALVKQLAMRRTLFVLTRPLLAAAVGAIGARVAASERTNMLRELRRSPVSGTEAAVPDPEGWIAAASEAVLATLAAESLTTAQLRAALPEYDLSVDVHPGKTYGGAAPMLPRLLNHLSARGDIVRGDGAGSWNTARNTWTTMTSWLGTELPHATPDDGHAELVRCWLRTYGPGTEEDLVWWLGSTKTAVRKALSAVDAVEVALDSGDVGHLLPDDLDDVEPGPPRALLLPELDPTTMGYKKRDFYLGPHAAEIFDATGNGGQTAWWDGRIVGGWIRRPESSSVEVLLLEDVPAPARRALDLRAEELAAWLGEEKLVTGYPSPQTRRHR, via the coding sequence TTGCGTCCGTCCATCGGTGACGATCAGCGACGCGCCCGGCTGCAACTCCGGCAGTTCCCCGCGCCCGGACCGCGGCCCGCGGACTCGCCCGTCGCACTGGCCGGCACGCTCGCGGGGTTTCACGCGACGACGTCGTCGACCGTGCACCTGTCGGCCTGGGCCCGCGACCCGCGCGTGCGCCCCGGCGACCTGGAGTCCGCCCTCTACGACGACCGGGCGCTGGTCAAACAGCTCGCGATGCGGCGCACCCTGTTCGTGCTGACCCGGCCGCTGCTGGCCGCCGCGGTCGGGGCGATCGGCGCCCGGGTGGCGGCGTCGGAGCGGACCAACATGTTGCGCGAACTGCGGCGGAGCCCGGTCAGCGGCACTGAGGCCGCGGTACCCGACCCCGAGGGCTGGATCGCCGCGGCGAGCGAGGCGGTGCTCGCGACGCTCGCCGCCGAGTCGCTCACGACCGCGCAGCTGCGGGCCGCGCTTCCCGAGTACGACCTGTCCGTCGACGTGCACCCGGGCAAGACCTACGGCGGGGCGGCGCCGATGCTGCCGCGCCTGCTGAATCACCTCTCGGCCCGCGGTGACATCGTTCGCGGCGACGGCGCCGGGTCGTGGAACACCGCCCGCAACACGTGGACCACCATGACCTCGTGGCTGGGAACGGAACTGCCGCACGCCACGCCCGACGACGGCCATGCCGAGCTGGTGCGCTGCTGGCTGCGCACCTACGGGCCGGGTACCGAAGAAGACCTCGTCTGGTGGCTCGGCTCCACCAAGACCGCGGTGCGCAAGGCCCTGTCGGCGGTCGACGCGGTCGAGGTGGCCCTGGACTCCGGCGACGTCGGTCATCTGCTGCCCGACGACCTCGACGACGTCGAGCCCGGGCCGCCGCGCGCACTGCTTCTGCCGGAGCTGGATCCCACCACGATGGGCTACAAGAAGCGCGACTTCTACCTGGGGCCGCACGCCGCCGAGATCTTCGACGCCACCGGCAACGGTGGGCAGACGGCGTGGTGGGACGGCCGGATCGTCGGCGGCTGGATCCGGCGCCCGGAGTCGTCGTCCGTCGAGGTGCTGCTGCTGGAAGACGTGCCCGCACCGGCGCGTCGCGCGCTCGATCTGCGCGCCGAAGAACTGGCCGCGTGGCTCGGCGAGGAGAAGCTGGTCACCGGCTATCCGTCGCCGCAGACGCGCAGGCATCGCTGA
- a CDS encoding RidA family protein has product MSGPGVRRIHAAGLHDGGFSHAAVAPAGATLFTAGISPLDSSGALDSPGDPSAQARRCLADLATVLTAAGASPDGLVKLTVYVVTDDHDVLGQVWRIVDEWFAVTPPAIVLGVAALPYRGQRVEVEAIASVHR; this is encoded by the coding sequence GTGAGCGGGCCCGGCGTTCGGCGGATTCACGCCGCGGGACTGCACGACGGCGGCTTCTCGCACGCCGCGGTGGCGCCGGCGGGGGCCACGCTGTTCACCGCGGGCATCTCGCCGCTCGACTCGTCCGGCGCCCTCGACTCGCCCGGCGACCCGAGCGCCCAGGCCCGCCGCTGCCTGGCCGACCTGGCCACCGTCCTGACCGCCGCGGGCGCGAGCCCGGACGGGCTGGTCAAGCTGACCGTCTACGTCGTCACCGACGACCACGACGTGCTCGGCCAGGTCTGGCGGATCGTCGACGAGTGGTTCGCGGTGACCCCGCCGGCGATCGTGCTCGGTGTCGCGGCGCTCCCGTACCGGGGTCAGCGGGTGGAGGTGGAGGCGATTGCGTCCGTCCATCGGTGA